Proteins from a single region of Phycisphaeraceae bacterium D3-23:
- a CDS encoding terpene cyclase/mutase family protein: MKRTSQRIVTALLILLCVAFPNTATAQEREDEEMREQTQQCIDHAMRFLISQAQNDGSVGDERQNRNAMTALTVMAMVAVGHQPTDHTPEGKLLRDALNFILRDDRQSDEGYYGYSDGSRMYGHGITTLMLCEMMGMGVDDTQDALIQDRAQKAVDLILRAQRVRKREDRYNGGWRYDPDARDSDLSVTVWQLMALRAGKAGGLDVPSESIDEAVAYLERSYREVGREQGGFGYEPGQSPRYATTAAGMLAMLVCGQYEHEQVAGASRYLVAHPPTDNRNDTWFYYGTYYYAMAMYQVGGEEADDAEREVFAALSRSQLNNGSWTSNHFHERQPVYATCMAVLALSVRHHFLPIYQR, from the coding sequence ATGAAGCGGACCTCCCAACGAATCGTGACTGCGTTGCTGATCCTACTCTGCGTCGCGTTCCCCAACACCGCGACCGCGCAGGAACGTGAAGACGAAGAGATGCGCGAGCAGACCCAGCAGTGCATCGACCACGCGATGCGCTTCCTGATCTCGCAGGCCCAGAACGACGGCTCGGTCGGCGACGAGCGCCAAAACCGCAACGCCATGACCGCGCTCACCGTGATGGCCATGGTCGCCGTCGGCCACCAGCCCACCGACCACACGCCCGAGGGCAAGCTCCTCCGCGATGCGCTCAACTTCATCCTCCGCGACGACCGCCAGTCCGACGAGGGGTACTACGGCTACTCCGACGGCTCGCGCATGTACGGCCACGGCATCACGACCCTCATGCTTTGCGAGATGATGGGCATGGGCGTCGACGACACCCAGGACGCCCTGATCCAAGACCGCGCCCAGAAAGCCGTCGACCTGATCCTCCGCGCTCAGCGCGTCCGCAAGCGTGAAGACCGCTACAACGGCGGCTGGCGCTACGACCCCGATGCACGCGACTCGGACCTGTCGGTGACGGTCTGGCAACTGATGGCGCTGCGCGCAGGCAAGGCCGGTGGGCTCGACGTACCCAGCGAATCGATCGACGAAGCCGTGGCCTACCTCGAACGCAGCTACCGCGAGGTCGGCCGCGAGCAGGGCGGCTTCGGCTACGAGCCCGGCCAGTCCCCGCGCTACGCAACCACCGCCGCGGGCATGCTCGCGATGCTCGTGTGTGGCCAGTACGAACACGAGCAAGTCGCCGGTGCGTCGCGCTATCTTGTCGCGCACCCGCCGACCGACAACCGCAACGACACGTGGTTTTACTACGGCACCTACTACTACGCGATGGCGATGTACCAGGTCGGCGGCGAAGAGGCCGACGACGCCGAGCGCGAGGTCTTCGCCGCACTCAGCCGGAGCCAACTCAACAACGGCTCGTGGACCAGCAACCACTTCCACGAACGCCAGCCCGTCTACGCGACCTGCATGGCCGTGCTCGCGCTAAGCGTACGGCACCACTTCCTGCCGATCTATCAGCGGTAG
- a CDS encoding transposase — MPGPGKDWYHLIFNTRGSWLPGDPRGFRSRNHRKHSDGDYNSPPPAGQHAGLHKLIRGKSKPAVTLPADLFETIGQAALDKSASQGHRILAIAVDAHHVHVLAELPDDRLAVKRIVGSWKQRASHKVRERLPGEVWSKSCDPVQVKDPVHHRQVFEYIPAHAQQGAWVWSYKEDAEHE, encoded by the coding sequence ATGCCGGGCCCGGGCAAAGATTGGTACCACCTCATTTTCAACACGCGCGGCAGTTGGCTGCCCGGCGACCCGCGCGGGTTCCGGTCACGCAACCACCGCAAACACAGCGACGGCGATTACAATAGCCCGCCACCCGCCGGGCAGCACGCGGGGCTGCACAAGCTGATCCGAGGCAAGAGCAAGCCGGCCGTCACCCTGCCCGCCGATCTGTTCGAGACGATCGGCCAAGCGGCACTGGATAAGTCGGCGTCACAAGGGCACCGCATTTTGGCCATCGCGGTCGATGCCCATCACGTGCATGTCTTGGCCGAGTTGCCGGATGATCGTCTAGCGGTGAAACGCATCGTCGGGTCGTGGAAGCAGCGTGCTTCGCACAAGGTGCGTGAACGGTTACCGGGCGAGGTCTGGTCGAAGAGCTGTGATCCAGTACAGGTCAAGGACCCGGTGCATCATCGACAGGTGTTTGAGTACATCCCGGCGCATGCCCAACAAGGCGCGTGGGTGTGGTCGTACAAGGAGGATGCCGAGCATGAATAG
- a CDS encoding XRE family transcriptional regulator, producing the protein MPEQDPQAILDAAEDAASRVGQRLLTARKERGLTLEALARASGVSKGTLSQIEQNKANPSVTVLYRVAMALSLPISELVEDPYKATHFEVVPAGESDRKFFTNQKCNGHLLNPPWMDKDLEFYEMNFPAGGCLESQPHHPHTREMLTVSAGKVRVTAGDRSADLKPGDTAHYSADVPHKIENTGRGKATVMLVVRYRTEG; encoded by the coding sequence ATGCCCGAACAGGACCCCCAGGCCATCCTGGACGCCGCCGAGGACGCCGCCAGCCGGGTGGGCCAGCGGCTGCTGACCGCCCGCAAGGAGCGGGGCCTGACACTGGAGGCGCTCGCCCGGGCGTCGGGGGTGAGCAAGGGGACGCTGTCGCAGATCGAGCAGAACAAGGCCAACCCGTCGGTGACGGTGCTCTACCGCGTGGCGATGGCGTTGTCGCTGCCGATCAGCGAACTGGTCGAGGACCCGTACAAGGCGACGCACTTCGAGGTCGTCCCGGCCGGCGAGTCGGACCGCAAGTTCTTTACGAACCAGAAGTGCAACGGGCACCTCTTGAACCCGCCGTGGATGGACAAAGACCTGGAGTTCTACGAGATGAACTTCCCGGCCGGGGGATGCTTAGAGAGCCAGCCCCACCACCCGCACACGCGCGAGATGCTGACCGTGTCGGCGGGGAAGGTCCGCGTCACGGCCGGCGACCGCAGCGCCGACCTCAAGCCCGGCGACACGGCGCACTACTCGGCGGACGTCCCGCACAAGATCGAGAACACCGGGCGCGGCAAGGCGACGGTGATGCTGGTGGTGCGGTATCGGACAGAGGGGTAG